One genomic window of Angustibacter sp. Root456 includes the following:
- a CDS encoding winged helix DNA-binding domain-containing protein, with amino-acid sequence MVTRLLAVQAQDPRGFRLAVRSRSTGLTAADVDAALTERRSLVVGWLQRGTLHLVRADDYWWLHPLTTPQLHTSNQRRLRQEGVDEVHAAHGVQVVLDAVAHGPRTREELRARLDDAGVPTARQALVHVLLAASLHGDLVRGPVVDGQQAFVSAAQWLGPPPPPIARSQALARLAVRYLEGHGPASATDLAKWAGITLGAAREGLTAAGDVIEPVAGEGPELVDLRDREAAAPLPPPRLLGPFDPVLHGWADRTPLVGAHQGVVTSNGLFRACALAGGRVVATWRLAAGALTIDPLEPLADDVTDALEADGTAVLRFLGLP; translated from the coding sequence GTGGTCACCCGGCTGCTCGCCGTCCAGGCCCAGGATCCGCGCGGCTTCCGGCTCGCCGTCCGCAGTCGCAGCACGGGACTCACCGCCGCGGACGTCGACGCCGCGCTCACCGAGCGCCGTTCACTCGTCGTGGGCTGGCTGCAACGCGGCACGCTGCACCTGGTCCGGGCCGACGACTACTGGTGGCTGCACCCGCTCACCACCCCGCAGCTGCACACGAGCAACCAGCGGCGGCTGCGCCAGGAGGGGGTCGACGAGGTGCACGCCGCGCACGGCGTGCAGGTGGTGCTGGACGCCGTGGCGCACGGCCCGCGCACCCGCGAGGAGCTGCGGGCGCGGCTCGACGACGCCGGCGTCCCCACCGCACGGCAGGCGCTCGTGCACGTGCTGCTGGCGGCCTCGCTCCACGGCGACCTCGTGCGCGGCCCTGTGGTCGACGGGCAGCAGGCCTTCGTGTCGGCCGCGCAGTGGCTCGGGCCGCCACCCCCGCCGATCGCGCGTTCGCAGGCGCTGGCGCGACTCGCCGTCCGGTACCTCGAGGGGCACGGGCCGGCGTCCGCCACCGACCTGGCGAAGTGGGCGGGCATCACGCTGGGCGCGGCGCGCGAGGGCTTGACCGCCGCGGGTGACGTCATCGAGCCGGTCGCGGGTGAGGGGCCCGAGCTGGTCGACCTGCGTGATCGCGAGGCCGCCGCGCCGTTGCCGCCGCCGCGGCTGCTCGGGCCGTTCGACCCCGTGCTGCACGGCTGGGCCGACCGCACGCCGCTGGTCGGCGCGCACCAGGGCGTGGTGACGTCGAACGGGCTGTTCCGGGCGTGCGCCCTGGCCGGTGGGCGCGTCGTGGCCACGTGGCGGCTGGCGGCAGGAGCGCTCACGATCGACCCGCTCGAGCCGCTGGCCGACGACGTCACCGACGCGCTCGAGGCCGACGGAACCGCCGTCCTGCGCTTCCTCGGCCTCCCCTGA